The Diaminobutyricimonas aerilata nucleotide sequence GGGCTGGCGCACGTGGGCGACGGCCCCCGCGCCGTGCTGCTCGGCGACGTGCCGGCGCTGAGAGCGGCGGAACTGGACGCCGCGCTCACCGCCGCCGGAGCGCATCCGCTCGCGTTCGTGCCGGACGCCGACGGCGTCGGCACGGTGCTCGCCACCGCGGCATCCGGTGTCCCGCACGACCCGCGCTTCGGTCCGGGATCGCGCGAGGCGCACCGTGCGGCGGGCTACGTCGAACTCGAACTCCCGGTGGACTGGGGGCTCCGCCGCGACGTCGACACGACCGGCGACCTCGACCGGGTGCTCACCCTCGGAATCGGCCCGCACACCCGGCGCGCGGTGGAGCACCGCGCGACGGCGTGAGCGCTCGCCGCACCGGTCAGTCGATCACGCCCGCCAACCGCACCGCGTCGCGCGCGAGGGCCGCGGAGGTGTCGCTGTCGCGCATCCACAACGGCGCCGCTTCCGTCCGCAGACCGAGAGCGCGCACGTCGTCGACGAGGGCGGCATCCTCCTCGGCGAGCAGCCAGCTGTCGAGCACGCCGCCGCGGGAGCGGGCGCCGTAGTGCCCGGCCACCGCGTCGGCCGCGGTCCTCACGCCGATCGCGGTGAGGCACGCGTCCGCCATCCCGCGCACCGCAGCGCCGCCGATGATCGGCGACACCCCGACCACG carries:
- the cofC gene encoding 2-phospho-L-lactate guanylyltransferase, which encodes MSWSVVVPVKGPRGAKTRLALGERTRAELAVAFALDTVAAALAARHVGRVLVITGADIGEAFRALGAEVLIEQERRGLTAAIADGLAHVGDGPRAVLLGDVPALRAAELDAALTAAGAHPLAFVPDADGVGTVLATAASGVPHDPRFGPGSREAHRAAGYVELELPVDWGLRRDVDTTGDLDRVLTLGIGPHTRRAVEHRATA